From Salvelinus alpinus chromosome 20, SLU_Salpinus.1, whole genome shotgun sequence:
caggtcagtcaagttcttccacactgatcttgacaaaccatttttgtatggacctcgctttgtgcacaggggcattgtcatgctgaaacagtgtGGCCTGCCACAAagcacagaccattattcctcctccaccaaactttacagttggcactatgcattggagcaggtagcattctcctggtatCCAGCTTTCAGCTCATTTTTGTGTAGAAAAAAAATGAGCTGAAAGCTGCTCAGCGTCTAAATGTGTTGACATGTTAGCTCAGCTGAAACGTCCACAGCTTGTTTTCCAAAGCTAAGCATGGTACATAGAGGTACATAGAGGTAAGCATGGTACATAGAGGTACATAGAGGTAAGCATGGTACATAGAGGTACATAGAGGTACATAGAGGTACATAGAGGTAAGCAGGGTACATAGAGGTAAGCATGGTACATAGAGGTACATAGAGGTACATAGAGGTACATAGAGGTAAGCAGGGTACATAGAGGTAAGCATGGTACATAGAGGTACATAGAGGTACATAGAGGTAAGCAGGGTACATAGAGGTAAGCATGGTACATAGAGGTACATAGAGGTACATAGAGGTAAGCAGGGTACATAGAGGTAAGCAGAGTACATAGAGGTAAGCAGAGTACATAGAGGTACATAGAGGTACATAGAGGTAAGCAGGGTACATAGAGGTACATAGAGGTAAGCATGGTACATAGAGGTACATAGAGGTACATAGAGGTACATAGAGGTAAGCAGGGTACATAGAGGTAAGCATGGTACATAGAGGTACATAGAGGAACATAGAGGTACATAGAGGTACATAGAGGTAAGCAGGGTACATAGAGGTAAGCATGGTACATAGAGGTACATAGAGGTACATAGAGGTAAGCAGGGTACATAGAGGTAAGCATGGTACATAGAGGTACATAGAGGTACATAGAGGTAAGCAGGGTACATAGAGGTAAGCAGAGTACATAGAGGTACATAGAGGTACATAGAGGTAAGCAGGGTACATAGAGGTAAGCAGAGTACATAGAGGTACATAGAGGTACATAGAGGTAAGCAGGGTACATAGAGGTAAGCAGGGTACACAGTGGTAAGCAGAGTACACAGAGGTAAGCAGGGTACACAGAGGTAAACAGAGGTACACAGAGGTAAGCAGAGTACATAGAGGTAAGCAGGGTACACAGATGTAAGCAGGGTACATAGAGGTAAGCAGAGTACACAGAGATAAGCATGGTACACAGAGGTAAGCAGGGTAAACAGAGGTAAGCAGGGTACATGGAGGTAAGCAGGGTACATAGAGGTAAGCAGAGGTAAGCAGAGTACACAGAGGTAAGCATGGTACACAGAGGTAAGCAGGGTACACAGAGGTAAGCAGGGTACATAGAGGTAAGCAGGGTACACAGAGGTAAGCAGGGTACACAGAGGTACGCAGAGGTACACAGAGGTAAGCAGGGTACATAGAGGTAAGCAGAGTACAGAGGTAAGCTTGGTACACAGAGGTAAACAGGGTAAACAGAGGTAAGCAGGGTACATAGAGGTAAGCAGGGTACACAGAGGTAAGCAGGGTACACAGAGGTAAGCAGGGTACATAGAGGTAAGCAGGGTACACAGAGGTAAGCAAGGTACAGAGGTAAGCAGGGTACACAGAGGTAAGCAGGGTACATAGAGGTAAGCAGCCTTCTGGATGGCAGACATTACGCCGCATATACCAGTCAGGAATCGCTGCTCAGTCAGGAATCGCTGTTCAGACTGTGgcttcacattttcatttcaataTACTGTTACCTCTTTATTTAGGTTGATGGCATGACGTTGATTCATTTTACTCTCAACATTGAAacaaggtgaaataaataatataataaaatataaaatgttgCATCATTTCACCCACTCAATGGAGTATACCTGCAATCCCTCCCCCAGAACAGCCTATGAACGCGTCGaaaagagttccacagggatgctggcccatgtcgactccaatgcttcccacagttgtgtcaagttggctggatgtcctttgggtggtggaccatttttgatacacacgggaaactgttgagtgtgaaaaacccagcagagttgcattttttttttttaacaaaccggtacgcctgtcacctactaccatatcctgttcaaaggcacttaaatattttgtcttgcccattcaccctctgaatgacacacatacacaatccatgtctcaattgtctcagggctttaaagtccttctttaacctgtcccctccccttcatctatactgattgaagtggatttaaccggGGGCATtaataagggatcgtagctttcacctggtcagtctatgtcaaggaaatagcagatgttcctaatgatttgtccactcagtgtatattgaacATAGGAtacaaaatatgttttacatttCTATGTGGAATTGTATACATAGTTCTTGCAAATTATGTTGAAATTAGATTGATTTAATCTGAAAAATTCAGGGCAGCGACCTTCCTGACCTGCTGCAGCTCTGATGTGTATCTCTGATGTGTATCTCTGATGTGCATCTCTGATGTGTATCTCTGATGTGCATCTCTGATGTGCATCTCTGATGTGCATCTCTGATGTGTATCTCTGATGTGTATCTCTGATGTGTATCTCTGATGTGTATCTCTGATGTGTATCTCTGATGTGCATCTCTGATGTGTATCTCTGATGTGCATCTCTGATGTGCATCTCTGATGTGTATCTCTGATGTGTATCTCTGATGTGTATCTCTGATGTGCATCTCTGATGTGCATCTCTGATGTGTATCTCTGATGTGCAGCTGGTCCGTGAGGAAACCACGTCTCTTTCATCTCGGTCTTTGTGACGCAAACATGCTATGTATAACACCTCCGTCTCGTTCCACAGATGCAAGCTGTACACTAAGAGTACAGGcccacgctaacacacacacacacacacacacacacacacacacacacacacacacacacacacacacacacacacacacacacacacacacacacacacacacacacacacacacacacacacacacctcaaacagTGTTTGACATTAGTTACAGCACGTCTGCAATTTTAATTAAAGAACGGCATTTTGCTTTCAAATATGAATAAAATGGTAACAAGAACAAATGGAAGTACTTAGGCCAGATCAATGATTTAAAATGAATAGCTAGCTAAACTCCTaccttctgtctttctttctaaTCTATCTTTAGATTTATGTCATCATTAGCAGTTCCTTTCCAACAGCATTACTCAGAGTGTGCTAGAAGAACATTCCGCCTGCTGGTTGGTTAATGTCATTAACATAGCAGCATTTCAACAGCATTGTAGGCTAGGTCAGGCTTTTGGTAGGACTGCGGTCTTTTCTGCTGACTTGTATGGCTCGTGGCCGCCATAGATGCGCGTCGACAAACTCCAAGCTGGTAATACCTGCCATGTCTCAGGGTTTTAAAAGTAGAGAGAGCAAAAGTCTGGAGGAAGATCAAGGCATCAATCGTGCCCTCACACAGGCAGGAGAATCGTTGCTTTCAAAACAGCTACGGTGTGAAAAAGAGCTcctaatataaaaaaaaaaactatcttaagtcctgtgtgagtgtgttgtcgTGGGTCTCCTTGCCCATCTAGTCTCATCTTAGTGAGAACCCTTTCACACGTCTATTATGGCTGTTCTGTCCTGGCTTCAAATTCATGTTTTTCATCCACCGTAGAGTAGAGAAGTTTGATTTCTGAAGAAGTCCATTGATGATTGGTTAAGCGTCAAACCCTGGTGAGACCACAGCCCTGTGTTGGGCCTGTGTGTCACAgaattgtcacacacacacactctctggtctgttactgtgtgtcagagaactgtcacacacactctggtctgtctctgtgtggtaGATCAGCAGGAGGGTGGACCGATAGCCCCTCTCCATCCGACTTGTCCATGGCACTCATGACAATGTCAACTCCACTGAAGAGAAGAGGCAAGGCTTTGTGTctgaggaatgtgtgtgtgtgtgtgtgtgtgtccccgctATTTAGTGACAGCTGCTCAAAACAGGCGAAGGAAAAAGTCTGGAATGTAAACGGCTTTGAAGTCTTTCAGTCTCTCCATTCTTCCTCTGGTCCGCTGAGCTGAATGCGGAGagggtgggggtgagagagaagcCCCTTCCGGCTCTCATCTGCCCCGTAAGAACCATTATCCATTCTGAAAACGGACCCTTGAACTCCACGTCCACCTAGAACCTACAACAGAGAACGCGGTCATTAAAATGCCAAGCATTCCTCCAAATGTACCACCTGAAAAAGGACAGGACGTGGTTTGCGACGTGCCATCCTTGAGAGGTCGCGGTGTCATGAAGCTCTGGTTTTAAAAGGTGGgttatataatataataccactGTAGACTTGACTTTAACTCTGGGGAAGATCAATGTGATGAAATAGAAAAAATGGACACAAAGTAACACCAACTGGTGTCCAAATAACAGCTTTTGAGTAGGAAGTTTAGTGAGAATTGATTTCTGACGTAACACCTCTCTACATTCAGCATCTCTTAAGACAATGAAGGAAAACACCAGGGTGCCTTTAGTTTggaatatactaataatatactaataatatactAATGATATACTAATAATGTAAAaataatatactaataatataaaaaataatatactaataatatactAATGATATACTAATAATATAAACATAATATACTAATGATATACTAATGATATACTAATGATATACTAATGCTATACTAATAATATACTAATGATATACTAATGATATACTAATAATATAAACATAATATACTAATGATATACTAATGATATACTAATGATATACTAATGCTATACTAATAATATACTAATGATATACTAATAATATAAACATAATATACTAATGATATACTAATAATATAAACATAATATACTAATGATATACTAATAATATAAAcataatatactaataatataaacataatatactaataatatactaatgatatactaataatatactaataatataaaCATAATATACTAATGATATACTAATGCTATACTAATAATATACTAATGATATACTaataatatactaataatataaaCATAATATACTAATGATATACTAATAATATACTAATGATATActaataatataataaaataataataatataataataataatattataaaataataataatataagccTCTGTCTCACAGCTTTTACAGTTATTCTACTCTCTTTGGTGACTAACAGACAGGTACTCACCGTTAGGTTGGAGTTCACAGGGGCGTCTCCCTCTTGTATAAGGCAGCGCTGGTGGGCCCTTCAAACTGCAGCTTGATGGCCTGTTTCAGGTTGAGCTGGGGGTCCGTGGTCGTCATGACCACCATGCAGGGAGGAGATAAGGCACTACCGGGGGTTATAGACATCTTCTGGTTCtcctcccatgtctctctctgggccGGGCTCTGGACCAGGTAAGGGTAGCCCATAGGGAGACTGTCCCTGTTTTTGGGGCCATCTTGTCCAGGCGTCACCCCTAGAGAAGCCATGACAGAGTTCCACCTCCCCCCTCCGTACTGAGACCTCTCCTCCTGGATCAAGCTGGGGGAGTTGTGTTTACTGGGATAGTCGAACCCTGCTGGGTAGCCTTTGTAAGTCTGTTCAGAGTCATGCACCATGGCCGTGACTGTGCAGAGGGTGGGTGGAGGAGGGCTGGCCTTAGGGCACTGGGCCCTGTGGCTGGTTCCGTGCAGGCTGCCACGGGCAGAGCCGGGTGGAGGCAGGGTGGAGTGGCGGGAGCGGCAGCGTGGAAGGGAGTGCTGTTGGATCTGCTGGGTGAAGGACAGGCTGTCAGCGGGGACGGTCTGCACCGTGGCCTGGGAGTGGGCTGTGGAGCAGGAGGCTGTGGAGGAGGATGTCTGGGAGCTCTGGATGGAGTGGAAATGCTCGGCTGTGGAACCTGGGGAGCAGGAGGCTGAGGAGGTGCTAGCACCATGATGACGCCCTGCCTGGGCCACGTTACTCCCTGAGCAGGCGGAGGACGGGCTCTTCACAGTGGATGACCGTGGCGACAGGGTGTTGGGCGGGGGCAGACGGACCGAGTACGGTTTGGCTCCGTAGCTCTCCAGCAGCCTGACGATAGTGAAGTGGCCCCTCTTCCCGGCCACCTTGACGGGGCTGCGGCCGTACTTGTCTatgtggtctgggttggcccctCCCTCCAGTAGCATGGCAACGATATTGGCGTGGCCCTCCTGAGCCGCAATGCTCAGTGCCGTGGCCCCCTGCTGGCGGCAGGCCAGATCCACGTTGACCCCCCTGACCTCCAGGAGCAGACGACCAGGCTCAACATGACCCCGCCAGGCTATGGAGTGCAAGGGGGGTCGTCCCTCCCCGTCCTGGGTGTTAGGGTCCGCCCCATGGCTCAACAGCAGCCCCACTGCCTCCAGGTTGCCCTGCCAGGAGGCCACGTGCAGCGCCGTGCGCCCCTCCCCGTCCCGGGACTCCAGGGGCACGCCTCCTTTCTCCATGATGAGGGCAGCCATGTCCAGATGATCCTCCAGCACCAGGAGGTAGAGGAGCGGGCGGCCCTCTGCGTCCCGTACGTCCGTGTCCGTGCCCCGCCTCATCAGTAGCTCCACCACCTCAGCGTGGCCCTCCAGGGCGGCGGCGCTCAGCGCAGAGTGGCCGTCGTACGCCCGGTGGTCGATGAGCGAGCGGCGGTCCAGCAGAAGCCTCACCGTGCCACAGTGGCCCTCCTGCGCGGCCAGGATGAGGGGCGTTCGTCCCTCGATGTCCATTTCTCCGACCCGCGCCGTGCTCCCACGCTCCGTCAGGACGGCACAGACCCCCCGGTGGCCATCGCAGGCGGCGGCGTGCAGCGGGGTCCAGCCCAGATCGTCTTTATGGTTCTCATCCAGCCCTCGGTCCAGAAGCGCTCTGACCACCTCCACGCTGCCCCGTGCTGCTGCCAGGCTCAGAGCTGTACGACCCTCCCCGTCGATGCCATCCACCGTAGCGCCCCAGAACAGCACCCTGCCCACTGTCGCAGAATGGCCCATTGCAGCAGCCGCCAACAGCGGGGTTACGGCAGCAGAAGTGGCGGCGGCGTGTGGCCCGGCGTTCTCGTCTACGTCGGCCCCAGCCTCTAACAACAGTTCTACCACTTCCTCATGACCTTCATACGCCGCCAGCAGCAGAGGGGTCATCCCATCCTGGTCCCTGTGCCCCGGGTCCGCCCCTCGCTCTAACAGCAGGCTGGCCACTTCGCCGTAACCTTTGACTCCAGCCGCTGTGGGCACACAGAGAGAAGCCACTGACAGGGCAGTACGGCCGTCTCCGTCGGCCAGGTCGACCTCTGCCCCGTGGTCCAGCAGGATCTCTACCGCCTCCCGATGGCCCATGTAGGCGGCGGCAATCAGTGGCGTGCGGCCCTCCCGGTCAACCTTGTCCACCTGCGCCCCGTGGTCCAGCAGAGTGAGGAGGATCTCCTCGTGACCCCCCCAGGCAGCCGCTCTTAGCGCCGATCGGCCTTCAGCATCACACCCGTCCACGTCCGCCCCTGCATCAAGGAGGAGGTGCACGGCCTCGGTGTGACCCCCCCAGGCCGCTGACCGCAAGGCCGTCCAGCCCTCGCTGTCTGCATGCTCCACCATCCCCAAGCCGGCCTCCTGCTCCAGCCCCCTGGCCCAGTCCAACAACATCCCCAGCACCCTGACATGGCCCTGCCTGGCAGACAGCGTTAAGGGGGTCTGGCCCTGGTGGTCACTGATCAGAGGGTCAGCCCCTCGGAACAGGAGTAGGTCGGTCACGTTGGCTGAGCCTGCATGGGCCGCACTGGCCAGGAGCGTGCGTCCGTCTGTGGGGTCGGCCCGGTTCACGCTGACCCCGCTGTCCAGTAGCACCCTCACTGTGTCCTGCCTCTCCAGCGCCTGCCCGATGATGGTCCCCCCTCCTCCTGCACAGTGTACCCCCACGCTGGGGCCTCCATCTGGGGCACAGGAGGGAGGGAACACCCCACTCTTCATCAGCAGCTGGAGGACCTCCTGCCTGACCAGGACAGGGGGCTGAGAGGcaggggaagagggggaaaagGGCCTAGTCAGAGGGGGCACATCAGCCCACAAAAGCCACAGGGCCAGGAGGGCAGGGTTGTCCTTGTGCATGCCTGAGCTGACCAGGTGCGAGCCCATCTGACAGGTGTCCTCTGTGTTAAGGTGTGGGGCGCGCAAGGTGAGAGCCATGGCCAGCATGGTGTGTCCCTCAGACATGCTACACAAATACTTCTGGGTGCAGTACTTCACGTCCGTCAGCCACTCTGCAAAACTAGTGTGGAACAGGAGCTTTCTGCCTCCAAGTCCGTCGATGAGCAGCGTGGACAGAGCCTGTAGCCTGCTCTGGAAGTCCAGAGGGCTGAGGGACATGTCCTGGGTCCAGGTGGCGGTGTAGAGCTCCTGGGTGGTGAGGGGCCTGGGTGAGGCCAGGAGGGCGTTGAGGAGGGGCCTGACTTGGAGGAACAGGCCCCTGGGGAAGAGTCTCTGACAGAGCCACAGGTAGAGGCCGTTGAGGGTCCCGGGGATGTCCCGGATCTCCCGGAGACCCACCAAGGCCCCCGCCACACCGTCTAGAACGCGTTCCAGGAACAGGAAGCAGCCACCACTCTTGATGTGCAGCAGGTTGAGCATGTCGGCCGTCTCGGGGGTCAGCTGTCGGCGGAGCGCCCCCTCCTGGTCCAGCCTCCGCAGGATATAGTGCTGCACGTCACGCACAGGCGCAGGCTTACGCAGATCGTCCAGACACAGCTTACGGAAACCtaccgagaggagagagagagagagagagagagagcgacagagagagagagagcgacagagagagagagagagagagagagagagagagcgagagagcgagagagagagagagagagagagagagagagagagataatgtcaCTTAACGTAACTTCAGAACAAACATTAGCTACTTCAGGAAGAGGTATTGGACTGTAGAAACAGATACATAAAAGGTGTTGTAACAGCAGTCAGCTTCAGTCAGCCAGTGGGATATCAAGACTACCATACAATGGCATTGGATTCACACTTCCATTTTTCACCGTTGGTGCCAGAGAGATATTTACTGGTGTTAAGCAGTGTGTGGTGgaaatctctcctcctctccagcacAGACGTGTTCAGATGTCACCCACCCGATAGTAATGAGAGCATGGTGTTCTTCCGCGTTCTAAAATAAAACTACATTTTTTTGTCCCGTGTGGTTACTGAACACTACATCAAGCATTCAGCACGCCTGGGAAAAAAAGGAAGGAAACACAACGGTTTGTCACTCGTCGCTTTGTTGATGAACTGTTATTAACAGCCTTTCTGTTCTAGCAGTCACACTCTTTTTTTTCTTATTAGCACCGACTTGGCTGATAGCAACTTTTCCCTCGATATAGCAGCTtactgcgtacggcccagtacatccccggggccaagcttcctgccatccaggacctctataccatgcggtgtcagaggaaagccctaagaattgtcaaagaccccagccaccctagccatggactgttctccctgctactgcacggcaagcggtactggagtgccaagtctaggtccaagaggtttctaaacagcttctacccccaaaccatatgactcctgaacagctaatcaaatggctaccctgactatttgctttgcccccccccctctctcttttacaccgctgctactctcttttgttatcatctatgcatcatcactttaataactctacctacatgtacatattgactctgtaccggtaccccacctgtatatagtctcgctattgttattttattgctgctcattaactacttgttacttttatttcttatctgtattttttttaaactgcattgttggttaagggtttgtaagtgagtatttcactgtaaggttgtattcggcgcatgtgactaataacatttgatatgtggttgtctcacctagctgacTTGAACATTTTGACCTTTATTTTAGCTGGGAGTCTCTGCTAAAAGgtgactaactgtaagtcgctctggataagactgtCTTGCTAAATTACTAAGATGGTAGAAAAACGGCATTTACATTACAATACCCAAACAtggaaaaacaaataagaaaaatGTCTATTCTAGAAACGTTTTGTTAAAAAGCCTGACTGGAGATATTGTCCACGCTATATATAGGCTTGTTGAAAACACAGAACTATCAGTTGATCAACATGAGATACTATTGTTAGGCCTGGATTCAATCCTATCAAGC
This genomic window contains:
- the LOC139546238 gene encoding ankyrin repeat domain-containing protein 50-like — encoded protein: MSGSSHNTSLLRGRRFYCREWALEKLQRCLEAKPAPGRPPGILVTGGPGAGKTALCTEAVWPTSDTGLRVGLAPHCLAFHFCQREDGRSMAVWRFVLGLVDQLRASPLLPLGYRDTLDTPLVAPTLEPLHCQRDPDDTFKRAVLLPLLNLPPPEQSLFLVVDSLESGYGAGEVSSCAGAPGRSSSITELLSSHQHLLPNWLLLVCSVRRQNKAVCKMFSGFRKLCLDDLRKPAPVRDVQHYILRRLDQEGALRRQLTPETADMLNLLHIKSGGCFLFLERVLDGVAGALVGLREIRDIPGTLNGLYLWLCQRLFPRGLFLQVRPLLNALLASPRPLTTQELYTATWTQDMSLSPLDFQSRLQALSTLLIDGLGGRKLLFHTSFAEWLTDVKYCTQKYLCSMSEGHTMLAMALTLRAPHLNTEDTCQMGSHLVSSGMHKDNPALLALWLLWADVPPLTRPFSPSSPASQPPVLVRQEVLQLLMKSGVFPPSCAPDGGPSVGVHCAGGGGTIIGQALERQDTVRVLLDSGVSVNRADPTDGRTLLASAAHAGSANVTDLLLFRGADPLISDHQGQTPLTLSARQGHVRVLGMLLDWARGLEQEAGLGMVEHADSEGWTALRSAAWGGHTEAVHLLLDAGADVDGCDAEGRSALRAAAWGGHEEILLTLLDHGAQVDKVDREGRTPLIAAAYMGHREAVEILLDHGAEVDLADGDGRTALSVASLCVPTAAGVKGYGEVASLLLERGADPGHRDQDGMTPLLLAAYEGHEEVVELLLEAGADVDENAGPHAAATSAAVTPLLAAAAMGHSATVGRVLFWGATVDGIDGEGRTALSLAAARGSVEVVRALLDRGLDENHKDDLGWTPLHAAACDGHRGVCAVLTERGSTARVGEMDIEGRTPLILAAQEGHCGTVRLLLDRRSLIDHRAYDGHSALSAAALEGHAEVVELLMRRGTDTDVRDAEGRPLLYLLVLEDHLDMAALIMEKGGVPLESRDGEGRTALHVASWQGNLEAVGLLLSHGADPNTQDGEGRPPLHSIAWRGHVEPGRLLLEVRGVNVDLACRQQGATALSIAAQEGHANIVAMLLEGGANPDHIDKYGRSPVKVAGKRGHFTIVRLLESYGAKPYSVRLPPPNTLSPRSSTVKSPSSACSGSNVAQAGRHHGASTSSASCSPGSTAEHFHSIQSSQTSSSTASCSTAHSQATVQTVPADSLSFTQQIQQHSLPRCRSRHSTLPPPGSARGSLHGTSHRAQCPKASPPPPTLCTVTAMVHDSEQTYKGYPAGFDYPSKHNSPSLIQEERSQYGGGRWNSVMASLGVTPGQDGPKNRDSLPMGYPYLVQSPAQRETWEENQKMSITPGSALSPPCMVVMTTTDPQLNLKQAIKLQFEGPTSAALYKRETPL